In Erigeron canadensis isolate Cc75 chromosome 7, C_canadensis_v1, whole genome shotgun sequence, one DNA window encodes the following:
- the LOC122607617 gene encoding SEC12-like protein 2 has protein sequence MGKKNNNKKNSDGGGGEITMGNYKKYGVPFYGASFVPHNVFRSTQQQKQINNNNQENYEEENEGCNKGSEYVIFGGGGGEGRSGIPNALVVSLFDRASNSLSDQPVSKFETGDDLPYRMAVHPAGEGVICSLPKSCRWFEWERIKKEDVFTIGLKQSEKVLYDLEHIGQQLAVNFSRDGSLLALGGEDGKLRAYKWPSMESLVDVPDAHASVKNLDFSPDGKFLVSVGSGGPGRVWDISSSTLKASLPKENDEVFGFCRFSQNSVNDPVLYVTAMRDRGGSIVKWNTTSWKRISSKHIVRDPISAFNVSDDGKFLAIGTIQGDILILSASNMKVQTVVKKAHLGLVTTLAFSQDARALTSASLDSSARVTQFEEIKEKGFNYWIILLFILLAAALYYARTEGFLI, from the exons atgggaaaaaagaataataataagaagaatagTGATGGGGGAGGTGGAGAGATAACAATGGGGAATTATAAGAAATATGGAGTACCTTTTTATGGTGCTTCTTTTGTTCCTCATAATGTTTTCAGATCcacacaacaacaaaaacaaataaataataataatcaagagAATTATGAAGAAGAGAATGAGGGATGTAATAAGGGAAGTGAGTATGTGatatttggtggtggtggtggtgaaggtCGTAGTGGAATCCCTAATGCACTTGTCGTTTCGCTATTCGATCGTGCTTCCAATTCCCTATCCGATCAGCCT GTAAGCAAGTTCGAAACTGGTGATGATCTTCCTTATAGGATGGCTGTTCATCCAGCAGGCGAGGGTGTCATATGCTCATTGCCAAAGAGTTGCAG GTGGTTTGAATGGGAAAGAATCAAGAAAGAAGATGTCTTCACGATAGGCTTAAAGCAGTCTGAGAAAGTCCTTTACGACCTGGAACATATTGGACAGCAGTTGGCAGTTAATTTTAGCCGTGATGGTTCTTTACTGGCGCTAGGTGGTGAG GATGGGAAGTTGCGGGCATACAAGTGGCCCAGTATGGAATCACTTGTTGATGTACCAGACGCACATGCCTCTGTCAAGAATTTAGATTTCAG CCCTGATGGGAAATTTCTTGTATCTGTGGGAAGTGGTGGCCCTGGTAGAGTTTGGGATATTTCATCATCAACACTCAAAGCTTCATTACCAAAAGAAAAT GATGAGGTTTTCGGATTTTGTAGGTTTTCACAAAACAGTGTGAATGATCCCGTTCTATATGTCACTGCAATGCGAG ATCGGGGTGGAAGTATTGTGAAGTGGAACACCACATCATGGAAGCGGATAAGTTCAAAACATATTGTTCGAGATCCCATTTCTGCCTTTAATGTATCAGATGATGGGAAATTTCTTGCCAT TGGTACAATCCAGGGAGACATACTTATTTTGAGTGCTAGCAATATGAAGGTGCAGACAGTAGTCAAGAAGGCACATCTGGGCCTTGTAACAACCCTAGCATTCTCACAAGATGCAAG AGCGTTGACATCTGCATCTCTGGATTCAAGTGCAAGGGTGACCCAGTTTGAAGAAATTAAGGAAAAGG